A region from the Colwellia sp. PAMC 21821 genome encodes:
- the sodB gene encoding superoxide dismutase [Fe], translated as MAIELPALPYAMDALAPHISQETLEFHYGKHHNTYVVKLNGLIEGTDFEGKSLEDIVKTSSAGVFNNAAQIWNHTFYWNSLSPNGGGEPSGALATAINASFGSFAEFKAKFTDSAINNFGSSWTWLVKNADGSLAIVNTSNAATPLTDEGVTPLITVDLWEHAYYIDYRNLRPSYMEGFWALANWDFASANYA; from the coding sequence ATGGCTATCGAATTACCAGCACTACCATATGCAATGGATGCACTTGCACCACATATTTCACAAGAAACTTTAGAGTTTCACTATGGTAAGCACCACAACACTTATGTTGTTAAGTTAAACGGTCTTATCGAAGGTACTGATTTTGAAGGAAAGTCTTTAGAAGATATCGTTAAAACATCTTCTGCTGGTGTTTTCAATAACGCTGCACAAATTTGGAACCATACGTTTTACTGGAACAGCTTAAGCCCTAACGGCGGCGGCGAGCCATCTGGTGCATTAGCAACAGCTATTAATGCAAGCTTTGGTTCATTTGCAGAATTTAAAGCAAAATTCACTGACAGCGCTATCAATAACTTTGGTTCAAGCTGGACTTGGTTAGTTAAGAATGCTGACGGCAGCCTTGCTATCGTTAATACATCTAATGCAGCAACTCCTCTTACTGATGAAGGTGTAACGCCACTAATCACAGTAGATTTATGGGAACATGCATACTACATTGATTACCGTAACCTTCGTCCTAGCTACATGGAAGGTTTCTGGGCATTAGCGAACTGGGATTTTGCCTCAGCAAACTACGCTTAA
- a CDS encoding Grx4 family monothiol glutaredoxin, with protein sequence METIDRIKEQISENTILLYMKGSPKLPSCGFSSQASQALMGCGEKFAYVDILQNPDIRAELPKYADWPTFPQLWVDGELVGGCDIIMEMYQQGELQTLITESAAKNSSAESSE encoded by the coding sequence ATGGAAACAATCGATCGCATTAAAGAACAAATCAGTGAAAACACAATTCTCCTTTACATGAAGGGTTCACCAAAGTTACCAAGTTGTGGCTTTTCTTCACAGGCTTCTCAAGCATTGATGGGCTGTGGTGAAAAATTCGCCTATGTTGATATCTTACAAAACCCTGATATTCGTGCTGAATTACCAAAGTATGCTGATTGGCCAACATTTCCACAACTATGGGTTGACGGTGAACTTGTCGGCGGTTGTGACATCATCATGGAAATGTATCAACAAGGTGAATTACAAACCTTGATCACTGAATCTGCGGCTAAAAATAGTTCGGCAGAAAGTTCAGAGTAA
- a CDS encoding PrkA family serine protein kinase: MSIFQHFQSRYDEAQEECYSIQDFLSLCRNDPMAYASASQRLLKAIGEPEMVDTSNEPCLSRIFSNRVIARYPAFKDFYGMEEAIEQIVAYLTHASQGLEEQKQILYLLGPVGGGKSSLAEKLKALMQQEPIYVLSANGTRSPVNDHPFCLFDANADGKILQQEYNIPERYLSTIMSPWIAKRLHEFKGDIAKFEVIKIYPSILDQIAVAKTEPGDDNNQDISALVGKVDIRQLEHFAQNDPDAYSYSGALCRANQGLMEFVEMFKAPIKVLHPLLTATQEGNYNPTEGLSALPFNGILLAHSNESEWTTFRNNKNNEAFLDRVYIVKVPYCMRVSEEVKIYKKLLENSELNTAQCAPDTLETLAQFSVLSRLKDPENSSIYSKMRVYDGESLKDTDPKAKSYQEYREYAGIDEGMSGLSTRFAFKILSRVFNFDHLEVAANPVHLFYVLEQQIEREQLPKETSDRYLEFIKGYLSPQFIEFIGKEIQTAYLESYSEYGQNIFDRYVTYADFWIQDQEYRDAETGQLFDREALNNELEKIEKPAGISNPKDFRNEIVNFVLRAKANNNGTNPLWTSYEKLRTVIEKKMFSNTEDLLPVISFNTKTSNDDQQKHDDFVERMMTKGYTKKQVRLLSEWYLRVRKSS, encoded by the coding sequence ATGAGTATATTTCAACATTTCCAATCACGCTACGACGAGGCACAAGAAGAGTGCTATTCAATTCAAGATTTCCTGAGTTTATGTCGTAATGATCCTATGGCCTATGCAAGTGCATCACAACGGTTATTAAAAGCCATTGGCGAACCTGAAATGGTAGACACTTCAAATGAGCCTTGTTTAAGCAGAATATTCTCTAATCGGGTTATTGCCCGCTACCCCGCCTTTAAAGATTTTTATGGTATGGAAGAAGCAATAGAACAAATTGTTGCCTACCTCACTCACGCTTCTCAAGGCTTAGAAGAGCAGAAACAAATTCTCTATTTACTCGGTCCTGTAGGTGGCGGTAAATCATCATTAGCCGAAAAACTAAAAGCACTAATGCAGCAAGAGCCTATTTATGTACTTAGTGCAAACGGTACGCGCAGTCCAGTAAATGACCACCCATTTTGTTTATTTGATGCCAATGCTGACGGTAAAATATTACAACAAGAATATAATATTCCTGAGCGATACCTAAGTACAATAATGTCACCTTGGATTGCCAAACGTTTACACGAATTTAAGGGCGATATTGCGAAATTTGAAGTGATAAAGATTTATCCTTCTATTCTTGACCAAATTGCCGTTGCTAAAACCGAGCCCGGTGATGACAACAACCAAGATATATCAGCGTTAGTGGGTAAAGTAGATATTCGCCAATTAGAGCACTTTGCACAGAATGATCCTGATGCTTATAGCTACTCAGGCGCTTTATGTCGTGCCAACCAGGGCTTAATGGAGTTTGTTGAAATGTTTAAAGCGCCAATTAAGGTGCTACACCCGCTTTTAACGGCGACACAAGAAGGTAATTACAATCCAACTGAAGGCCTATCTGCACTACCCTTTAACGGTATTTTACTGGCTCATTCTAATGAGTCAGAATGGACAACCTTTAGAAATAATAAAAACAATGAGGCATTTTTAGACCGTGTTTATATTGTTAAAGTGCCTTACTGCATGCGAGTTTCTGAAGAAGTTAAAATTTATAAAAAATTATTAGAAAACAGTGAATTAAATACAGCCCAATGTGCACCAGACACGTTAGAAACATTAGCACAATTCTCGGTGCTTTCACGCTTAAAAGACCCAGAGAACTCCAGTATTTATTCTAAAATGCGCGTGTATGACGGTGAAAGCTTAAAAGATACCGATCCAAAAGCAAAATCATATCAAGAATACCGAGAGTATGCAGGCATCGATGAAGGTATGTCTGGGCTATCAACCCGCTTTGCTTTTAAAATATTATCCCGTGTTTTCAACTTTGACCATTTAGAAGTTGCGGCAAACCCTGTGCATTTATTTTATGTACTTGAACAGCAAATAGAACGTGAGCAGCTACCGAAGGAAACCAGTGATCGATATTTAGAGTTTATTAAAGGCTATTTATCACCTCAGTTTATTGAGTTTATTGGCAAGGAGATTCAAACGGCTTATTTAGAGTCATATTCTGAATACGGTCAAAATATTTTTGACCGCTATGTTACTTATGCTGACTTTTGGATCCAAGATCAAGAGTACCGAGATGCTGAAACCGGACAACTATTTGACCGTGAAGCACTGAATAACGAATTAGAAAAAATAGAGAAGCCAGCTGGCATTAGTAATCCGAAAGATTTCAGAAATGAAATTGTAAATTTCGTCCTGCGCGCCAAAGCCAACAACAATGGCACAAATCCGTTATGGACCAGCTACGAAAAATTACGCACGGTTATCGAGAAAAAAATGTTCTCAAATACGGAAGACTTATTACCTGTGATTTCATTTAACACGAAAACATCTAATGATGATCAACAAAAACACGACGACTTTGTTGAACGTATGATGACTAAGGGCTACACCAAAAAACAAGTCAGATTACTTTCTGAATGGTATTTGCGCGTAAGAAAATCTTCTTAG